One genomic segment of Salmo trutta chromosome 8, fSalTru1.1, whole genome shotgun sequence includes these proteins:
- the LOC115198905 gene encoding uncharacterized protein LOC115198905 isoform X1, whose product MKDTHTLLILLLLLVYLAGSAFTTDGGRGSTNGPLELTIVGPDFVKVGVPRSFDCAAQCSPSCSYRMSIYGQIWQGNKLLFTARQWEESLNLTCTARNDDSGRSSTVSKILQVLAGPTNVSITGPALMTPGAPQSFQCNADCRPSCNYTWKIKGRWLGGQGSEIIVTPEELATSVTLNCKAINSVSGFYAMATRKIPVTSGPSEVHIIGPESVAVGFKSMFQCIAKCTPGCDYHWTIDGHTVHGSEMEMTVEQHVKPEKIMCHAQNTISTHFEVVTKTVRVEAVSRLCLYKQTISGRKRQHWTAAETGSRLSTNTPC is encoded by the exons ATGAAGGATACACACACCCTGCTCATTCTGCTTCTGCTGCTAGTGTACCTAGCAG GATCAGCTTTTACCACTGATGGAGGGAGGGGCAGTACCA ATGGTCCCTTGGAACTAACCATAGTGGGACCTGACTTTGTTAAAGTGGGCGTGCCACGCAGCTTTGACTGTGCCGCCCAGTGCTCTCCCTCCTGCAGCTACAGAATGAGTATCTACGGGCAGATTTGGCAGGGCAACAAGCTGTTGTTCACAGCGCGCCAATGGGAGGAGTCCCTAAACCTTACATGCACTGCAAGGAATGATGACTCTGGGAGGTCCTCTACAGTATCAAAGATACTCCAGGTTTTAG CTGGACCAACAAACGTATCGATCACAGGCCCTGCCTTGATGACCCCAGGGGCCCCTCAAAGCTTCCAGTGTAACGCCGACTGCCGTCCCTCCTGCAACTACACCTGGAAGATAAAGGGCCGATGGCTCGGGGGACAGGGGAGCGAGATTATCGTAACTCCCGAAGAGTTGGCCACATCTGTCACCCTGAACTGCAAGGCCATCAACAGTGTGTCTGGGTTCTATGCCATGGCAACCAGGAAAATACCTGTGACAT CTGGTCCATCAGAGGTCCACATCATAGGCCCAGAATCTGTTGCAGTCGGCTTCAAGTCCATGTTTCAGTGCATTGCCAAATGCACTCCCGGTTGTGACTACCACTGGACCATTGATGGTCACACTGTCCACGGCAGTGAGATGGAGATGACGGTCGAGCAACATGTGAAGCCAGAGAAGATTATGTGCCACGCTCAGAATACCATCTCAACTCATTTTGAGGTGGTCACCAAGACCGTACGAGTGGAAG CTGTGTCCAGGTTGTGTTTGTACAAGCAGACCATCTCTGGGAGGAAGCGTCAGCATTGGACAGCAGCTGAAACCGGGTCCCGATTGAGTACGAACACTCCTTGCtga
- the LOC115198906 gene encoding uncharacterized protein LOC115198906, with protein MKDTHTLLNLLLLLVYLAGSAVTTDGGKDSTDGPLELTIVGSDFVTVGVPCSFDCAAQCSPSCSYRMSIDGQIGQGNELFFTARQWEESLNLTCTARNDDSGRSSTVSKILQVLAGPTNVSITGPDLMTPGAPKSFQCYADCHPSCNYTWGIKGRWLGGQGNEITVTPEELATSVTLNCKAVNSVSGLYDMATRTIPVTYGPLELTIVGPDFVTVGVPCSFDCAAQCSPSCSYRMSIDGQIGQGNELFFTARQWEESLNLTCTARNDDSGRSSTVSKILQVLDDEKSMATQAEQTIDLLLFTFTLSLYTVISP; from the exons ATGAAGGATACACACACCCTGCTCAATCTGCTTCTGCTGCTAGTGTACCTAGCAG GTTCAGCTGTGACCACTGATGGAGGGAAGGACAGTACCG ATGGTCCCTTGGAACTAACCATTGTGGGAtctgactttgtgactgtggGTGTGCCATGCAGTTTTGACTGTGCCGCCCAGTGCTCTCCCTCCTGTAGCTACAGAATGAGTATCGACGGGCAGATTGGACAAGGCAACGAGCTGTTCTTCACAGCTCGCCAATGGGAAGAGTCCCTAAACCTCACATGTACCGCAAGGAATGATGACTCTGGGAGGTCCTCTACAGTATCAAAGATACTGCAGGTTttag CTGGACCCACCAACGTATCAATCACAGGCCCTGACTTGATGACCCCAGGGGCCCCAAAAAGCTTTCAGTGTTACGCCGATTGTCATCCCTCCTGCAACTACACCTGGGGGATAAAGGGCAGATGGCTCGGGGGACAGGGGAACGAGATTACCGTAACTCCCGAAGAGTTGGCCACCTCTGTTACCCTGAACTGCAAGGCCGTCAACAGTGTGTCTGGGCTCTATGACATGGCAACAAGGACAATACCTGTGACAT ATGGTCCCTTGGAACTAACCATTGTGGGACCTGACTTTGTGACTGTGGGTGTGCCATGCAGTTTTGACTGTGCCGCCCAGTGCTCTCCCTCCTGTAGCTACAGAATGAGTATCGACGGGCAGATTGGACAAGGCAACGAGCTGTTCTTCACAGCTCGCCAATGGGAAGAGTCCCTAAACCTCACATGCACCGCAAGGAATGATGACTCTGGGAGGTCCTCTACAGTATCAAAGATACTGCAGGTTttag aTGACGAAAAATCCATGGCCACACAGGCTGAACAGACTATAGACCTgcttctgttcaccttcacactctcACTCTACACCGTGATATCACCATAA
- the LOC115198905 gene encoding uncharacterized protein LOC115198905 isoform X2 codes for MKDTHTLLILLLLLVYLAGSAFTTDGGRGSTNGPLELTIVGPDFVKVGVPRSFDCAAQCSPSCSYRMSIYGQIWQGNKLLFTARQWEESLNLTCTARNDDSGRSSTVSKILQVLAGPTNVSITGPALMTPGAPQSFQCNADCRPSCNYTWKIKGRWLGGQGSEIIVTPEELATSVTLNCKAINSVSGFYAMATRKIPVTSGPSEVHIIGPESVAVGFKSMFQCIAKCTPGCDYHWTIDGHTVHGSEMEMTVEQHVKPEKIMCHAQNTISTHFEVVTKTVRVEDHLWEEASALDSS; via the exons ATGAAGGATACACACACCCTGCTCATTCTGCTTCTGCTGCTAGTGTACCTAGCAG GATCAGCTTTTACCACTGATGGAGGGAGGGGCAGTACCA ATGGTCCCTTGGAACTAACCATAGTGGGACCTGACTTTGTTAAAGTGGGCGTGCCACGCAGCTTTGACTGTGCCGCCCAGTGCTCTCCCTCCTGCAGCTACAGAATGAGTATCTACGGGCAGATTTGGCAGGGCAACAAGCTGTTGTTCACAGCGCGCCAATGGGAGGAGTCCCTAAACCTTACATGCACTGCAAGGAATGATGACTCTGGGAGGTCCTCTACAGTATCAAAGATACTCCAGGTTTTAG CTGGACCAACAAACGTATCGATCACAGGCCCTGCCTTGATGACCCCAGGGGCCCCTCAAAGCTTCCAGTGTAACGCCGACTGCCGTCCCTCCTGCAACTACACCTGGAAGATAAAGGGCCGATGGCTCGGGGGACAGGGGAGCGAGATTATCGTAACTCCCGAAGAGTTGGCCACATCTGTCACCCTGAACTGCAAGGCCATCAACAGTGTGTCTGGGTTCTATGCCATGGCAACCAGGAAAATACCTGTGACAT CTGGTCCATCAGAGGTCCACATCATAGGCCCAGAATCTGTTGCAGTCGGCTTCAAGTCCATGTTTCAGTGCATTGCCAAATGCACTCCCGGTTGTGACTACCACTGGACCATTGATGGTCACACTGTCCACGGCAGTGAGATGGAGATGACGGTCGAGCAACATGTGAAGCCAGAGAAGATTATGTGCCACGCTCAGAATACCATCTCAACTCATTTTGAGGTGGTCACCAAGACCGTACGAGTGGAAG ACCATCTCTGGGAGGAAGCGTCAGCATTGGACAGCAGCTGA